A genome region from Penaeus chinensis breed Huanghai No. 1 chromosome 22, ASM1920278v2, whole genome shotgun sequence includes the following:
- the LOC125036799 gene encoding oplophorus-luciferin 2-monooxygenase non-catalytic subunit-like, producing MAELYCLLAFLALALGSVAVSVAEDGAKDAELRSLSCPDPQDISPCVCTVDLQHNMDIDCSQVESEDQLAQVFSSNIPFPTFQKLLIDRNKNLRVLRNGDLGPASFQIIEIVHGILEEVQDGALSHSYSTATRIDLQVNKLTKFPFHEIPSFTSLSSLWLSLNSFSEFPSITSDSLTDIQLNTNFISEIPLTGFQGVKNVKTIGVGLNDITTIAPGTFTDLPHLDTLFLFSNELSEIPAGAIAFSGRGYIYFHKNNISKVAVGAIKGLGNGNIDLSENSLTILDEEVFGAFLSAGATLNIDDNPLGCGCEIAWLITNSAYMSLITTGASCYDGEMLVNLDPTIYEDFC from the exons ATGGCTGAACTCTAttgcctcctcgccttccttGCCCTCGCCCTCGGCAGTGTAGCTGTCAGTGTGGCCGAGGACGGAGCCAAGGATGCTGAATTACGTAGCCTTTCTTGCCCTGATCCCCAGGACATCTCCCCCTGCGTGTGCACCGTGGACCTGCAGCACAACATGGACATCGACTGCTCGCAGGTGGAGAGCGAAGACCAGCTGGCTCAAGTTTTCTCTTCCAACATCCCGTTCCCGACATTCCAAAAATTGCTTATCGATAGAAACAAGAATTTGAGGGTTCTGCGAAATGGAGACCTTGGTCCAGCTTCCTTTCAGATTATTGAAATAGTGCATGGCATCCTTGAAGAAGTACAAGATGGCGCACTATCACACAGTTACTCAACAGCAACACGTATAGACTTACAAGTAAACAAGTTGACGAAATTTCCATTCCACGAAATCCCTTCGTTCACATCCCTTAGCTCGCTATGGCTGAGCCTGAACTCATTTTCCGAGTTTCCCAGTATAACATCCGACTCTCTGACAGATATTCAGCTAAATACTAACTTCATTAGTGAGATTCCTTTGACTGGGTTCCAAGGAGTGAAGAATGTCAAGACCATAGGTGTTGGTCTTAATGATATAACCACAATTGCTCCAG GAACCTTTACGGATCTTCCCCACCTTGACACATTGTTTCTCTTCTCCAACGAACTGAGTGAAATTCCCGCTGGAGCAATAGCGTTCAGTGGAAGAGGGTATATATACTTTCACAAGAACAACATTAGCAAGGTTGCAGTTGGCGCCATTAAAG GTCTTGGCAACGGCAACATTGATCTTTCTGAAAATTCGCTGACGATTCTTGATGAGGAAGTTTTCGGAGCTTTTCTGTCAGCGGGAGCCACACTCAATATTGACG aCAACCCTCTCGGATGTGGATGCGAGATCGCGTGGCTCATCACCAACTCCGCCTACATGAGCCTTATCACCACTGGCGCCTCTTGCTACGACGGAGAGATGCTGGTGAACCTTGACCCAACGATCTACGAGGACTTTTGCTAG